Proteins encoded by one window of Arachis ipaensis cultivar K30076 chromosome B04, Araip1.1, whole genome shotgun sequence:
- the LOC107638193 gene encoding CASP-like protein 4D1, whose product MIEGKENCTNLINFRMDSNSAPSSSTVSRSVILVLRVLTFVFLLIALILISVTKGTEDTTNGSVEAKFSDIHAYRYMISTIVIGFVYNLMQMVLSIFNVVSEKHVCGDFGYVFDFFGDKIISYFLISGSAAGYGASEDLHRFFKAEDLPFNSFFAKANASASLLLVGFLCNAIASIFTSFALPKKA is encoded by the exons ATGATAGAAGGCAAAGAAAATTGCaccaatttaattaattttaggaTGGATAGTAATAGTGCACCTTCAAGTTCCACAGTTTCAAGAAGTGTGATTCTCGTTTTGAGGGTCTTAACCTTTGTGTTCCTTCTCATTGCTCTcatactcatttctgtaaccaaGGGCACTGAAGATACAACAAATGGTTCTGTAGAAGCCAAGTTCAGCGACATTCATGCTTATCG ATACATGATCTCGACAATAGTCATTGGATTTGTATACAACCTCATGCAAATGGTGCTCTCAATCTTCAATGTGGTATCTGAAAAGCATGTATGCGGTGATTTTGGCTATGTATTTGATTTCTTTGGTGACAAG ATTATATCATATTTCCTAATTTCGGGTTCAGCTGCTGGATATGGCGCCTCTGAAGATTTACACAGATTTTTCAAAGCAGAAGATCTTCCTTTCAATTCGTTTTTTGCAAAAGCAAACGCCTCAGCGAGCCTTCtccttgttggatttctttgcAATGCCATAGCATCAATTTTCACGTCATTTGCTTTGCCAAAGAAAGCTTAA
- the LOC107635663 gene encoding dof zinc finger protein DOF3.6 isoform X2 translates to MVFPSLPIYLDPPNWSQQGNQQLGIGSQNLPVPPILQPPPPTTAVVVGGGGYQGSIRPGSMADRARLAKIHQPDVSLKCPRCESTNTKFCYYNNYSLSQPRHFCKTCRRYWTRGGALRNVPVGGGCRRNKRSKGTTNSNTNRSRSPLKPDHHHHHLNLHGGAVGGSSSASGNSSSSGRNNSNSNNNNNDLNVMNHMQTPPPTHHHHHQFPFLPTTTLHHYSSDHASSLLFGPNPPPSSLLVRNGGNTGSDGEFQIGANNNNNGGSVLQQWRLPSLQQFPNFLSNLEPPQPQPQPPQIGLFHQFDQENGEYVRDHHGGRFRCSSNSNINKTMADDSGVVVVGGMIPHHQVNNNSVKMEENNNSKNNNQGGLSLFSKNNVLGSNDLFWSSSNGGSGNVNAWNEAPSFASPTNQLL, encoded by the exons ATGGTCTTCCCTTCTCTTCCAATCTATCTTGATCCACCCAACTGGTCACAACAG GGTAATCAGCAATTAGGAATTGGCTCTCAAAATCTTCCAGTTCCGCCAATTTTACAGCCACCACCTCCAACGACTGCAGTAGTCGTTGGAGGTGGTGGCTACCAGGGCTCTATTCGTCCAGGATCAATGGCGGATAGAGCCAGGCTGGCAAAGATACATCAACCAGATGTATCACTCAAGTGTCCGAGGTGCGAATCCACGAACACCAAGTTCTGTTACTACAACAACTACAGCCTCTCGCAGCCTCGCCACTTCTGCAAGACTTGCCGCCGGTACTGGACGAGAGGCGGCGCACTGAGGAATGTTCCGGTTGGCGGCGGATGCagaaggaacaagagaagcaaagGAACAACAAACTCCAACACCAACAGATCTAGGTCTCCTTTGAAAcctgatcatcatcatcatcatcttaatCTGCATGGTGGTGCAGTTGGAGGTTCTAGCTCCGCAAGTGGCAACTCTTCTTCCAGTGGCCGCAATAATagtaacagcaacaacaacaacaatgatctgaatgtgatgaatcaTATGCAAACTCCACCACCaacccatcatcatcatcatcaatttcCGTTCTTGCCAACAACAACTTTGCATCACTATAGTAGTGATCATGCATCATCACTTCTTTTTGGCCCAAACCCTCCTCCATCTTCTTTGTTGGTTAGAAATGGTGGCAACACAGGTAGTGATGGCGAGTTTCAAATTGGagctaataacaataacaatggtGGTTCTGTGTTACAGCAATGGAGGCTACCAAGTTTGCAACAGTTTCCTAATTTCTTGAGTAATTTGGAACCGCCACAACCACAACCGCAACCGCCACAAATCGGTTTGTTTCATCAATTTGATCAAGAAAATGGTGAATATGTGAGGGACCATCATGGAGGTAGGTTTCGTTGTTCTAGTAATAGTAACATTAATAAGACAATGGCTGATGATTCTGGTGTTGTCGTTGTTGGTGGAATGATACCTCATCATCAGGTTAACAATAATTCGGTGAAAATGGAAgagaataataatagtaaaaataataatcAAGGAGGGTTGAGTTTATTTTCTAAGAATAATGTTTTGGGTAGCAATGATCTATTTTGGAGTAGTAGTAATGGTGGAAGTGGCAATGTTAATGCATGGAATGAAGCTCCTAGTTTCGCTTCCCCGACAAATCAGTTATTGTGA
- the LOC107635663 gene encoding dof zinc finger protein DOF5.1 isoform X1 has protein sequence MVFPSLPIYLDPPNWSQQQGNQQLGIGSQNLPVPPILQPPPPTTAVVVGGGGYQGSIRPGSMADRARLAKIHQPDVSLKCPRCESTNTKFCYYNNYSLSQPRHFCKTCRRYWTRGGALRNVPVGGGCRRNKRSKGTTNSNTNRSRSPLKPDHHHHHLNLHGGAVGGSSSASGNSSSSGRNNSNSNNNNNDLNVMNHMQTPPPTHHHHHQFPFLPTTTLHHYSSDHASSLLFGPNPPPSSLLVRNGGNTGSDGEFQIGANNNNNGGSVLQQWRLPSLQQFPNFLSNLEPPQPQPQPPQIGLFHQFDQENGEYVRDHHGGRFRCSSNSNINKTMADDSGVVVVGGMIPHHQVNNNSVKMEENNNSKNNNQGGLSLFSKNNVLGSNDLFWSSSNGGSGNVNAWNEAPSFASPTNQLL, from the exons ATGGTCTTCCCTTCTCTTCCAATCTATCTTGATCCACCCAACTGGTCACAACAG CAGGGTAATCAGCAATTAGGAATTGGCTCTCAAAATCTTCCAGTTCCGCCAATTTTACAGCCACCACCTCCAACGACTGCAGTAGTCGTTGGAGGTGGTGGCTACCAGGGCTCTATTCGTCCAGGATCAATGGCGGATAGAGCCAGGCTGGCAAAGATACATCAACCAGATGTATCACTCAAGTGTCCGAGGTGCGAATCCACGAACACCAAGTTCTGTTACTACAACAACTACAGCCTCTCGCAGCCTCGCCACTTCTGCAAGACTTGCCGCCGGTACTGGACGAGAGGCGGCGCACTGAGGAATGTTCCGGTTGGCGGCGGATGCagaaggaacaagagaagcaaagGAACAACAAACTCCAACACCAACAGATCTAGGTCTCCTTTGAAAcctgatcatcatcatcatcatcttaatCTGCATGGTGGTGCAGTTGGAGGTTCTAGCTCCGCAAGTGGCAACTCTTCTTCCAGTGGCCGCAATAATagtaacagcaacaacaacaacaatgatctgaatgtgatgaatcaTATGCAAACTCCACCACCaacccatcatcatcatcatcaatttcCGTTCTTGCCAACAACAACTTTGCATCACTATAGTAGTGATCATGCATCATCACTTCTTTTTGGCCCAAACCCTCCTCCATCTTCTTTGTTGGTTAGAAATGGTGGCAACACAGGTAGTGATGGCGAGTTTCAAATTGGagctaataacaataacaatggtGGTTCTGTGTTACAGCAATGGAGGCTACCAAGTTTGCAACAGTTTCCTAATTTCTTGAGTAATTTGGAACCGCCACAACCACAACCGCAACCGCCACAAATCGGTTTGTTTCATCAATTTGATCAAGAAAATGGTGAATATGTGAGGGACCATCATGGAGGTAGGTTTCGTTGTTCTAGTAATAGTAACATTAATAAGACAATGGCTGATGATTCTGGTGTTGTCGTTGTTGGTGGAATGATACCTCATCATCAGGTTAACAATAATTCGGTGAAAATGGAAgagaataataatagtaaaaataataatcAAGGAGGGTTGAGTTTATTTTCTAAGAATAATGTTTTGGGTAGCAATGATCTATTTTGGAGTAGTAGTAATGGTGGAAGTGGCAATGTTAATGCATGGAATGAAGCTCCTAGTTTCGCTTCCCCGACAAATCAGTTATTGTGA
- the LOC107638194 gene encoding uncharacterized protein LOC107638194 encodes MAMDLSRITVRPFKLADADDMLLWAGDDRVTGNTRLDVCVSKEQAIAFIRDECMAQEFKRSICMDDRSIGIIWVIPWLGEDNFKADLGYAIGFKYWGKGIATKAVKIVLSQVFNVLPYLKRLQAFTLVENKASQRVLQKVGFQREGVLRKFFYFKGNFEDFLVHSFLSTDEIPPLD; translated from the coding sequence ATGGCAATGGACCTCTCAAGAATCACGGTGAGGCCATTCAAGCTAGCCGACGCGGACGACATGTTGTTATGGGCCGGCGACGATAGAGTCACCGGCAATACACGATTGGATGTCTGTGTATCCAAAGAACAAGCCATAGCATTCATCAGAGATGAATGCATGGCGCAAGAATTCAAAAGATCTATTTGCATGGACGACCGGTCGATTGGGATTATTTGGGTGATTCCATGGCTTGGTGAAGACAACTTCAAGGCTGATTTAGGGTATGCAATAGGGTTCAAGTATTGGGGCAAAGGAATAGCCACAAAAGCAGTGAAGATTGTTTTGTCACAAGTGTTCAATGTGTTACCTTATTTGAAGAGGTTGCAAGCTTTTACCCTTGTGGAGAACAAGGCCTCCCAAAGGGTGTTGCAAAAGGTAGGTTTCCAAAGGGAAGGAGTGCTTAGGAAGTTCTTTTATTTCAAGGGAAACTTTGAGGATTTCTTGGTTCATAGTTTTTTGTCAACAGATGAAATTCCTCCTCTAGATTAG